ATGGTTATTTTGGCAGATTGGAGGACTTGGTCCTATGGCCGGACAAGTAAGTCACTTTGTCAACTACGCTCCAAATTTTCCAGGTGATCACTCTTATTCTGAAACTCGTTATAAAAATGAATACGACCGCTTATTAGGTATCATGAATAATATTCTCAGCAAAAGAGATTATTTAGCGGGCGACTATTCAATTGCAGATATAGCATCATTCCCTTGGGTAACTGCCTATAAAAGATATGGTGTAAATCTTGATTCTTTTACTAATGTCAGAAAATGGTTTGATAAAATAAAGATTAGACCTGCCGTTAGAAAAGGAATGGACCTAGGTAAAGAAGCAAGAAGTTTTGGTCAAAAAATGACTAAAGAAAATCTAGAAAATATGTTTGGTCAGACTGCAGAATCCATCAAAGAGTTGACAGAAAAAATGAAAAATAATGAAGATTGAATTAGGAAATTTTGAAATGGAGGTTATTCATCATAACCCTCTTATATATACTCTTCTAGGTGTTCTAAGCGATATAGAGTGTGAGCATCTCAAAGAAATTTCTTGGAATTTTATGCAAAGATCTACTGTAAGCTCAATAGATTCATCAGAGGAAAAATCTGGTTCAATTGATAAAAGGAGAACAAGTAAGAACTGCTGGGTTAAGCATTCACATTCTGGAATAACCCTATCTTTAGCAAAAAAGATTTCAAAATTAGTTCAAATGCCTTTAGAAAATGCCGAAGCTTTTCAAGTCCTCCACTACGATGTCGAAGAAGAATATCAGCCGCATATGGATACATTTGAACAAGATACAGATCTTGGTAGAGCTTTTTTGGGAAATTCTGGCCAAAGAATTATAACTGTACTTGGTTATCTTAATGATGTTGAGAAAGGCGGAGAAACATCTTTTCCAAACATAGATAAAATAGTAAAGCCCAAAAAAGGAAAGGTTGTTGTTTTTCAAAATTGCCATGCTGGTTCTACCTCTCCCAATAAAGGAGCTCTTCATGGAGCTTGTCCTGTAGTTATGGGAGAAAAATGGGCTTTCAATCTATGGTATAGAGAAAGCAAAGCTGAGGAAGAGCATTGACAAAAAAAACAACAGCTTTATTGTGTAAATCCCTATCAGAAGGCTTTGAAGGAATTTCTCTGGAAACTCTTTCTTTACCCAAATTAAAAGAAACGGATTTATTAATTAACGTAAAAGCTTCTTCTGTAAATTTTCCTGACCTTCTAATGAGCCAAGGAAAATATCAACATAAACCAAAGTTACCATTTGTACTTGGTATGGAAGGTGCAGGCATCATCATAGAAAAAGGAAATTTGGTTTCAAAATTCAAAGTAGGTGATGAAGTCTGTTTTGGTTCTTGGGGCAATGGAACCTTTTCTCAGCATGTAATTGTGCCTGAAGAAAATGCAAGATTAAAACCTAATACTCTTAGCTTCATTGAAGCTTCTGCTTTCCAAACTGCTTTTTTAACTGCATATGTTGCTCTTATAAGATTAGGAAAATTAAAAGAAAATGAAACTCTTCTAGTTCATGGAGCTACTGGAGGAGTAGGAATGGCTGCCGTTCAACTAGGTGCTCATATTGGAGCTAATGTTATAGCAACTGGAACTTCAAAAGATAAATTAGAAACAACTTTAGAATGGGGAGCAAACCAGATTGTAGTAACTTCACAAGATAATCATGTATCTTTTAGAGAAGAAATAAAGAACCTCACTGAAGGCAAAGGTGCTGATGTTATTTACGATCCTATTGGAGGCGATATATTTGATGAGTCTTTAAGGTGTATAAATTGGGGAGGTAGAATTCTAGTAATTGGTTTTGCAGGAGGCAGAATACCTAATGTACCAGTTAACATACCTCTTATAAAAGGATTCTCAGTCGTTGGAGTTAGGGCAGGAGAATTCGGAAGAAAAGATCCAAAAAAAGGTTTAGAGAACTTAGAAGAGATTTATAAACTCGCTAATGAAAATATACTTAAACCATATATTTGTAAAATCTTCTCCCTAGAAGATGGGCTTGAAGCGCTAAAATTTATGAATGAACGTAAAGTCATTGGTAAAGTAGTTATTTCTATGGACTAATGGTAACTTAATTTCTAAAATATTTATCTTTCAGATTTTTATTACCCTAACAAAAATTCTCTTAGTAAAAGCAAAAAATATGGTCAAAAAACTACATAGAAATAAAATATTTTTTTTCGTTGTAATAGCTTTTTGTAATTTCAATATAATAAGTGAAGACAAATTTAGAGCTGAAGAAACTGATATTGATTTGGCAAAAGAAATTATCAGTATCCTGCAACAAGAACATTATGTTGATATAAGTTTTGATGAAATTCAAGAAGACGCCCTTCAAACATTTATAGAGTCCTTAGATCCAAATCGATTATTATTTCTGGAATCAGAAGTTTCCTACTTTTCACAACAAAATAATAAAGATATAGATTTCACTATTTATAAAGCATTTGAAATATTTAATTTATATTCAATCAGAAACAAGATAAGACAGGAATTCAAAACAAACCTATTAAATGAAATAGACACGCCGTCTTTCTATGAAGATAGAAATTTAAAATTAGATAGAAGTGAAAACTTTTGGGAAAAGAATTTAAATAAAGTAGAACTTCTTTGGGCTGACTTTTTGATAAATGATCTAATTCAATTGATGGTCAATGGAAATACATTGGATGAATCTAAATCTAAACTAGCTAAGAGACATAAAAGTCAAAAGAACTATTTTAGTCAAACAAAAAAATCTGATGTATTTAATATATTCATGAATTCGGTAACTTCTAGATTTGGACCTGCAACCAATTACTTCTCTCCAAAGATGGTTGAAGACTTTGACATAGATATGAAACTTTCTTTGGAAGGTATTGGTGCAATTTTAGCTCCCGATGGATTATATACTTCAGTTCGAGAAATAGTCCCTGGAGGTCCTGCAGATAAATCAAATTTACTATCTCCGGAAGATAAAATTATTGGTGTAGGACAAGGAGAAAAAGAAATTGTTGATATTATTGGTTGGAGACTTGATGACGCTGTGAGGCTGATCAGGGGGCCAAAGAGCTCTAAAGTAAAACTAGAGTTAATACCAGCAAATGCAATAGACGAATCAGAGACAAAAATTATTGAAATCGAAAGAGGACTAGTAAAACTAGAAGATCAATCTGCACAGAAAAAAACTATTACTATTAATAAGGAAGGTAAAAATTACCTTATAGGGGTGATTACTTTACCGGCCTTTTATATGGATTTTGAAGCATATCAACGAAGAGAATATAATTTTAAGAGCAGTAGCAATGACGTTAAAAAACTTCTAATAGAGCTTAAAGAAGAGAAAATAGATGGCCTTATTCTTGATCTTAGAAATAACGGCGGGGGTTCTCTTTTTGAAGCTAATTCCTTAGCCCATTTATTTCTAGGAGCAGGTCAAATTGTACAAGTTAAAAATGCGTCAGGAAATATACAAGGCCTTGGTCAAAGAAGAGGCTTCCAATTTTATGATAAACCGTTAGCTGTGCTTGTTAATAAATTTAGTGCATCTGCCTCAGAAATTCTTGCTGGAGCAATACAAGACTATGAAAGAGGCATCATCATAGGTACTGAAACTTTTGGAAAGGGAACTGTTCAAAGGATGGAACCTTTAAGCAGAGGAAAACTTAAGTTCACGGAATCTAAATTCTATAGAGTAACTGGAAATAGTGTCCAAATTAATGGAGTAGTGCCTGATATTTTATTGCCTGATATTATTAATTCTGAAGAAATTGGAATGAAGACTCTAGAAAACCCTCTCATATATGACACAATTTCACCTGCTAAATTCAGGAGCTTTAAAAGAGTACCCTTCATAGATCAAGATTTAATCGAAGCTACAAGAAAAAGAGTGAATGCATCTCCTGTTTTTCAGTATATTGTAGGAGAGAAAATGTGGCGCACTCAACAAAAGGAAAAAAATCTTGTAAGTTTGAACTTAGACAAAAGAAAGAAATTAAAAAAAGATTTAGAAGAGGAATTTCTAAAAAGACAAAATGAATTAAGAGGAAAATTAGGACTAAGTATATTTAAAAATTACAAGTCATATTTAGACAGTGAAAAGGATGCAGATGAAGATTTAATAGATCCATATGAGGAAATCTTAAAAGAAGCTTCTAATATATTAGCTGATTCAATTGATTCATCATTCAAACCTATAGTTGCTTCAGTGAATAAATAATAATATTCTAAAATTATGAAAATAGTCTCATTCAATATTAATAGTATTAGAGCCAGGCCCCATCAAATACAATCTATAATCGATTTACATAATCCTGACGTGATTGGTTTACAAGAAACAAAAGTTCATGATGATGATTTCCCTCATGAAATGATAGAAGAGATGGGATATATCCCTTTAATACATGGTCAAAAAGGTCATTATGGGGTGGCAATACTTTCTAAAGATTTACCTATTAAATATGGCAAGGGTTTTGATTCCGATACTGAGGAATCACAAAAAAGACTTCTTTGGGCAACATTTAAGAAAAATAATCAAGAAATTACCATATTCAATGGTTACTTCCCGCAAGGGGAAGAAAGAAATCATCCTATTAAATTTCCTGCTAAAGAAAAATTCTATAAAGATCTTATTTCTCACCTTAAATCTCATCATAATTCTCAAGAAAATTTAATTGTCATGGGTGATCTAAATATTTCACCTCAAGATATTGATATAGGCATAGGCGAAAATAACAGAAAACGATGGTTGAGCTCTGGTAAATGTAGCTTTCTCCCTGAGGAAAGAGAGTGGTTATCTGATCTTATTAAATGGGGCCTCCATGACACTTACAGGACAATGAACCCTGATGAAAATAAAATATATAGTTGGTTTGATTACAGGAGCAGGGGATTTAAAGACGAACCAAAAAGAGGTCTCAGAATAGACCATATTTGGGCTACTGATAAACTCAATAATGCTTTACAAGATACTGGTATTGATTATGAAACTAGGTCAATGGAAAAACCTTCAGATCACGCACCAGTATGGTCAAGTTTTAATCTCTAACTTCTCTTATTTGAAAAAAAATTTATTAAGATTTCTGAGCATTCTTTTGCAAGAATCCCTCCTTCATATTTAACCTTATGATTTAAGTATCCTTCTTCTAGAAATCTTGCTTGACTTATGATGGCCCCCGACTTTTCATCAAAGGTTCCAAAATATAAATGATCTATGCGTGCATTAACTAAAAAAGCTGCACACATCATGCAGGGCTCTAAAGTTACATAGAGATTTACACCATTTAACCTATAGTTTTTTTGATGGTAGGCTGCTTGTTTAAGAGTACAAATCTCTGCATGAGCAGACGGATCTAAAGAGTTAATACATAAATTATGTCCTTTACCAATCACCTCCCCCTGAATTACAGCTATAGCACCCACGGGAACCTCTCCTAAAATTTCTGCTTTATTTGCTTCTTCTAAAGCAAGAAGCATCATATCTTCATGAAAGGTACTATCTTTCATAAGACTTTATTCATTTTGATGAGATTACAATTATTTTATTTAGTATCAAGCGCGATAGACGAAAGGTATTCTCCATAACCAGTATTCAAATGTTTCACTATCTGCATTTCCAGTATTTCTTTATCTATCCACCCATTGAGATAAGCTATTTCTTCTAAACAAGCAACCTTAAGTCCTTGTCTATGCTCAATGGTTTGAACAAATTTACTAGCATCTAATAATGAATCATGTGTTCCTGTATCCAACCAAGCAAACCCCCTGCCCAATACTTTGACTTTTAATTTCTTTCTATCTAAATACACCTTATTTAAATCTGTAATTTCTAATTCCCCTCTTCCTGAAGGTTTTATTGATTTAGCTATCTCGACTACATCATTATCATAAAAATAAAGACCAGTTATTGCAAAGTTTGACTTAGGGTCGGACGGTTTTTCTTCTATGTGAATTGCTTCGCCAGCATCATTAAAATCAATGACGCCAAAATCTTCTGGATTATTTACTCGATAACAAAATACCGTGGCACCCTCTTTTGATGAAACTGCTTCATGAAGAGACTCACTAAAGGATTGACCATAAAAAATATTATCTCCAAGGATTAAACAAACACTATCATTTCCTATAAACTCCTCACCTAAAATGAAAGCCTGAGCTAAGCCATCTGGAGATGGTTGAATTTTGTAAGATAGTTTTAAACCAAATTGGCTTCCATTTCCTAACAGTTTCTCATAACCATCAATATCTTGAGGAGAAGAAATAATTTGAATCTCTTGAATTCCAGCTAGCATCAAAACAGACAATGGATAATAGATCATTGGCTTGTCATATATTGGGAGCAATTGTTTTGATACTCCCAAGGTAATAGGTCTAAGCCTAGTCCCATTGCCTCCTGCTAATATTATTCCCTTCATAAATTTTCTCTCTTAATAGAATATATATTAAATCCCAAGCTATGTATTCTTATTCAAATCTTCCAAATACCAATTTACTGTTTTTTCTAAGCCTGATTTAAAAGTTTCAGAAGGCGACCAATTCAAATCTTTTTTTATTTTGCTGCAGTCTATAGCATACCGCAGATCATGCCCCGGCCTATCTTCAACAAAAGAAATTAAATCTTCATAATTCTTTAATGTGCCTGGTTTATTAGGTATCTTTCTTTCAATTATATCTAAAATCTGATGAACTACTTCGATATTTTTAAGCTCATTATCACCTCCCACATTATAACTTTCACCAATTACACCTTTGGTGAGAATTAGATATAAAGCTTTTGCATGGTCTTCAACATAAAGCCAATCTCTAACCTGTTGGCCATCGCCATAAACTGGAATAGCTTTTCCGCTTATAGCATTAGTTATCGTTAAAGGTATAAATTTTTCGGGATATTGAAATGGACCATAATTATTAGAACAATTAGATACAATTACAGGTAAATTAAAAGTTCTATGCCAAGACCTAACTAAATGGTCTGAGCTTGCTTTTGAAGCAGAATAAGGAGAACTAGGTTTATAATTAGAATCTTCAGTAAAAGGAGAGTCATGTTTTTTAAGATCTCCAAAGACTTCGTCCGTAGATATATGATGAAAAAGAAAATTCTCTTTTCGCGGTTTATTCAAACTCATCCAATAACTTCTTGAGACTTCCAAGAGATTATAAGTACCAATGATATTGGTTTGAATAAAATCTGAAGGACCATCAATGGATCTGTCAACATGAGATTCAGCTGCTAAATGCATTACCCTATCGGGCTGATAATCCTCAAAAATTTTTTCTAAAAAATTTTTATCACAAATATCCCCTTTTTTAAATGAATATCTCTCATTAACTTCTTCGAAGTTCAAAGAATCAAGATTAGCTGCGTAAGTCAAATTATCTAGATTTAAAACATGACTATCTGTCTTTCCAATAATATATCTGATTAAAGCAGATCCAATAAATCCAGCTCCTCCTGTTACTAATAACTTCATCATTAACTCTTTAAACTTCTATTACCTCAAAATAAGGTAATGGGAAAATTAATTTAGTTCCTTTTTTCATAAATTTAGGTGCTTTCTTAACTATATGATCTTTATAATTCCAAGCCGTAACTATGAAAGAATCTACTGGATCTAATGTATGTTGTTCTTCTGAAATAACAGGAATATTAAAAAATGGAAATATTTTACCTATCTTTGTAGGGGTAGTGTCAACGCAATATTCGAGATCAGAATTATCAAGCTCCAAAAAAGAGAATAAGGTAAAAGCCTTAGCAGTAGCTCCATAAGCACCAATTCTTTTTCCACCTGCTTGGTCTAGTCTTATTTCCTGTAGAACTTTATCTTTTAAAGAAGAAGCATTCTCATTAAAATGAGAAAATATCTTATCTTCTAAGAATAAGGAATCTTCCTTTTCAACATATTCTTCAACTATTGGCTCTATAGGCCTAGAGCCTTTCCTAGAAGCAATAAAAACTAAAGATCCTCCATGAAGATTAGTTTCTAAAAGACTGGTAATCTCCAAAGAATAAAAATCTAGTAAAGTTTGCATGGACTTAACTGAATAATAAAACATATGTTCATGATAAATTTGGTCTAGCTCACCATTTTCCAATGTTGGAATTGCGTATGCATTTTCAATAATAAATGATCCATTCTCAGAAAGAAGTGCGCAAACTCCTTCAAGCATCGGCTTAGGGAACTTATTATGAGCAAACATATGTCTTGCTATAACTAGATCTTGAGCCCCATAATCTTTAAGAATTTTTGAAGCAGTTTCAGGAGTAAAGAATTCAGCGATAGTTTTAACCCCTTCTCTATTGGCTATAGCAGCTATATTTTCTGCAGGATCTATACCTAAAACTGAAGCAACATTTGGCTCTAAAGATTTAAGGAAGAGACCAGTATTACTCCCTAATTCTAAACAATTTGTTCTATTGTCTACAATATTCCTTTCCTTTAAATAAGATATCAAGATTTCATAGTGTTGAAATTGAGAATCAGTATCTGGAGTCATATAAGAGTAATTCTTATAAAGATCCTCCTCATTTAAACAATTTCTTAACTGAAGAGAGCTACATGAATCACAAAAATCAACAATTAAAGGATAGAGTCTTGATTCTTCATCTAAAGAACTAATAAAATTATTAGCTGGCGGCGAAGAGCCTATATCTATAACTTCTCTTACTATTTTGTTGCAGATACGACAAGAGCTCTCTAAGATTTTAGTCATTTTTAAAATTTATTCAATTTTCGAGACATAAAAACAAGAACTATAAACAATTAGACTCTAAAATAGCTAAATATTTTGACTTAACTACATTTGTTGAATATTTTTCTACAACTTTTTTTCTTCCATATTGTCCTAATTCAATTCTTTTATCAGGATTTTTAATTAAAAAATTTAAAGCGTTTAGCCAGTCCTCATTTGTTTTAACTAATAGACCATCTTTCTGATTTTCTAAAATAATAGAACTTGTTCCATAATCCGAAGCAACCACTGGCAGGCCTATCGCCATATATTGCATAGCTTTTAGCCCTCCCTTACCTAAACCCCACTCATCAAAGAAGATAGGATAAATACCTATATCAATAGATTGTAAATCATCTATCTCATGATCCTTAGACCATTGAATAACCTCTAAATCTATCCCAGGTAATTTATAATCAAAATTACCAATTATCTTTAATTTAAAATCATGCATCTCTGACAAACTCATAAAAACTTCTTTTAAAGAATCAAGATAAGGTTTTGAACTAAAAGTTCCTGTCCAACCAATGACAACTTTTCTTTCCTTTTTAGAAGAATGCCTGGGTACAAAATAATCTGTATTTAAAGAACAGGGTATGTAATCCGAAGCATGCTTATAATTTAAATTTCTGCAATAATCTAGATGAAAAGGTGAGCTGATAATTACATGATCAGAATTCTTTATTAAATATTTAGTCTTTCTAGATCCTCCTTTTAATTTAGCAATTATCCAAGAAGTAAAAGAGGTCTTGTTAAAAGATAAATCTATATGAACAAAGTCATCAAAATCAAAGATTAAAGACTTAGACAACCCTCTCACAGCCCTTTCAAATAAAGTTCCAATCGGAGAAACCCACATAAAGACATAGACTAAATCATAATCTTTAATTCTAAATAAAATTTTAATTCTTTTTAGATAACCTCTAATAGTGCCGAGAAATTTCCTTGCATAATGTCCTTCTTGGTGAAGAATTGACCATAAATCCATATCAGAAAAATTTGATACCTCCACCTCAAAACCATTCTCTTGCCAATTTTCAATATATTGCTCGTACTTTAATCTTTGGCCTGCCGCAACTCCTTCTGGATAAGGACAAAGTACTAAAATCTTCTTCTTACTATCTATCAAGATGATTGTAAATTTGTTGATAAGACTGGACGCCCCTTTCAAGAGAAAAATTTTCTTCAGCTACTTTTCTGCATCTTCTTTTGATGTCAGGTTCTTTTGATAATTGCATTATTTCCTGCAAACCTTCTTGCAGAGATTCTCTGTTAAAATCTTTAATGGAAACGCCAACATTATTGGCTTCTAATATATCAGTCATATCACCTATACCATGATTTCCGAGACAAGGTACTCCTGATCCAAGAAATTCTCCTAATTTTGTAGGTGCAGAAGAAATTTTAGAATAAAAGGGTTTAATAAAGAATATACCTGCATCCATTTGTTGCATAAAATTAGCCACTTCATCCTGATTAGCTTCAATTAAGATAACATTTTTTTGATCTATATCTAGATCATCTAACTTCTTCTGAATTAAATCATGTTGCCCTTTATTTAAAATAAAAAATCTTGCTGAGGGATCTATTTTTTGGAGCATCTGATAACAAACTAAAGCTTCTTCAAAAGCATACCAAAGAGTAACTGAACCTACATGACCTAAAGTAAAAGGT
Above is a window of SAR86 cluster bacterium DNA encoding:
- a CDS encoding glutathione S-transferase N-terminal domain-containing protein, with protein sequence MIDLYYSPTPNGWKISIMLEECCLPYKVIPVNLGAGDQFKPEFLSISPNNKMPAIVDHNGPNKDDISVFESGAILMYLGEKSGMFFSQKPKERIKILEWLFWQIGGLGPMAGQVSHFVNYAPNFPGDHSYSETRYKNEYDRLLGIMNNILSKRDYLAGDYSIADIASFPWVTAYKRYGVNLDSFTNVRKWFDKIKIRPAVRKGMDLGKEARSFGQKMTKENLENMFGQTAESIKELTEKMKNNED
- a CDS encoding 2OG-Fe(II) oxygenase, with protein sequence MKIELGNFEMEVIHHNPLIYTLLGVLSDIECEHLKEISWNFMQRSTVSSIDSSEEKSGSIDKRRTSKNCWVKHSHSGITLSLAKKISKLVQMPLENAEAFQVLHYDVEEEYQPHMDTFEQDTDLGRAFLGNSGQRIITVLGYLNDVEKGGETSFPNIDKIVKPKKGKVVVFQNCHAGSTSPNKGALHGACPVVMGEKWAFNLWYRESKAEEEH
- a CDS encoding NADPH:quinone oxidoreductase family protein, which produces MTKKTTALLCKSLSEGFEGISLETLSLPKLKETDLLINVKASSVNFPDLLMSQGKYQHKPKLPFVLGMEGAGIIIEKGNLVSKFKVGDEVCFGSWGNGTFSQHVIVPEENARLKPNTLSFIEASAFQTAFLTAYVALIRLGKLKENETLLVHGATGGVGMAAVQLGAHIGANVIATGTSKDKLETTLEWGANQIVVTSQDNHVSFREEIKNLTEGKGADVIYDPIGGDIFDESLRCINWGGRILVIGFAGGRIPNVPVNIPLIKGFSVVGVRAGEFGRKDPKKGLENLEEIYKLANENILKPYICKIFSLEDGLEALKFMNERKVIGKVVISMD
- a CDS encoding carboxy terminal-processing peptidase, with protein sequence MVKKLHRNKIFFFVVIAFCNFNIISEDKFRAEETDIDLAKEIISILQQEHYVDISFDEIQEDALQTFIESLDPNRLLFLESEVSYFSQQNNKDIDFTIYKAFEIFNLYSIRNKIRQEFKTNLLNEIDTPSFYEDRNLKLDRSENFWEKNLNKVELLWADFLINDLIQLMVNGNTLDESKSKLAKRHKSQKNYFSQTKKSDVFNIFMNSVTSRFGPATNYFSPKMVEDFDIDMKLSLEGIGAILAPDGLYTSVREIVPGGPADKSNLLSPEDKIIGVGQGEKEIVDIIGWRLDDAVRLIRGPKSSKVKLELIPANAIDESETKIIEIERGLVKLEDQSAQKKTITINKEGKNYLIGVITLPAFYMDFEAYQRREYNFKSSSNDVKKLLIELKEEKIDGLILDLRNNGGGSLFEANSLAHLFLGAGQIVQVKNASGNIQGLGQRRGFQFYDKPLAVLVNKFSASASEILAGAIQDYERGIIIGTETFGKGTVQRMEPLSRGKLKFTESKFYRVTGNSVQINGVVPDILLPDIINSEEIGMKTLENPLIYDTISPAKFRSFKRVPFIDQDLIEATRKRVNASPVFQYIVGEKMWRTQQKEKNLVSLNLDKRKKLKKDLEEEFLKRQNELRGKLGLSIFKNYKSYLDSEKDADEDLIDPYEEILKEASNILADSIDSSFKPIVASVNK
- the xthA gene encoding exodeoxyribonuclease III; this translates as MKIVSFNINSIRARPHQIQSIIDLHNPDVIGLQETKVHDDDFPHEMIEEMGYIPLIHGQKGHYGVAILSKDLPIKYGKGFDSDTEESQKRLLWATFKKNNQEITIFNGYFPQGEERNHPIKFPAKEKFYKDLISHLKSHHNSQENLIVMGDLNISPQDIDIGIGENNRKRWLSSGKCSFLPEEREWLSDLIKWGLHDTYRTMNPDENKIYSWFDYRSRGFKDEPKRGLRIDHIWATDKLNNALQDTGIDYETRSMEKPSDHAPVWSSFNL
- the tadA gene encoding tRNA adenosine(34) deaminase TadA gives rise to the protein MKDSTFHEDMMLLALEEANKAEILGEVPVGAIAVIQGEVIGKGHNLCINSLDPSAHAEICTLKQAAYHQKNYRLNGVNLYVTLEPCMMCAAFLVNARIDHLYFGTFDEKSGAIISQARFLEEGYLNHKVKYEGGILAKECSEILINFFSNKRS
- the rfbA gene encoding glucose-1-phosphate thymidylyltransferase RfbA; protein product: MKGIILAGGNGTRLRPITLGVSKQLLPIYDKPMIYYPLSVLMLAGIQEIQIISSPQDIDGYEKLLGNGSQFGLKLSYKIQPSPDGLAQAFILGEEFIGNDSVCLILGDNIFYGQSFSESLHEAVSSKEGATVFCYRVNNPEDFGVIDFNDAGEAIHIEEKPSDPKSNFAITGLYFYDNDVVEIAKSIKPSGRGELEITDLNKVYLDRKKLKVKVLGRGFAWLDTGTHDSLLDASKFVQTIEHRQGLKVACLEEIAYLNGWIDKEILEMQIVKHLNTGYGEYLSSIALDTK
- the rfbB gene encoding dTDP-glucose 4,6-dehydratase, with product MKLLVTGGAGFIGSALIRYIIGKTDSHVLNLDNLTYAANLDSLNFEEVNERYSFKKGDICDKNFLEKIFEDYQPDRVMHLAAESHVDRSIDGPSDFIQTNIIGTYNLLEVSRSYWMSLNKPRKENFLFHHISTDEVFGDLKKHDSPFTEDSNYKPSSPYSASKASSDHLVRSWHRTFNLPVIVSNCSNNYGPFQYPEKFIPLTITNAISGKAIPVYGDGQQVRDWLYVEDHAKALYLILTKGVIGESYNVGGDNELKNIEVVHQILDIIERKIPNKPGTLKNYEDLISFVEDRPGHDLRYAIDCSKIKKDLNWSPSETFKSGLEKTVNWYLEDLNKNT
- a CDS encoding class I SAM-dependent methyltransferase, which produces MTKILESSCRICNKIVREVIDIGSSPPANNFISSLDEESRLYPLIVDFCDSCSSLQLRNCLNEEDLYKNYSYMTPDTDSQFQHYEILISYLKERNIVDNRTNCLELGSNTGLFLKSLEPNVASVLGIDPAENIAAIANREGVKTIAEFFTPETASKILKDYGAQDLVIARHMFAHNKFPKPMLEGVCALLSENGSFIIENAYAIPTLENGELDQIYHEHMFYYSVKSMQTLLDFYSLEITSLLETNLHGGSLVFIASRKGSRPIEPIVEEYVEKEDSLFLEDKIFSHFNENASSLKDKVLQEIRLDQAGGKRIGAYGATAKAFTLFSFLELDNSDLEYCVDTTPTKIGKIFPFFNIPVISEEQHTLDPVDSFIVTAWNYKDHIVKKAPKFMKKGTKLIFPLPYFEVIEV
- a CDS encoding glycosyltransferase family 4 protein, with translation MIDSKKKILVLCPYPEGVAAGQRLKYEQYIENWQENGFEVEVSNFSDMDLWSILHQEGHYARKFLGTIRGYLKRIKILFRIKDYDLVYVFMWVSPIGTLFERAVRGLSKSLIFDFDDFVHIDLSFNKTSFTSWIIAKLKGGSRKTKYLIKNSDHVIISSPFHLDYCRNLNYKHASDYIPCSLNTDYFVPRHSSKKERKVVIGWTGTFSSKPYLDSLKEVFMSLSEMHDFKLKIIGNFDYKLPGIDLEVIQWSKDHEIDDLQSIDIGIYPIFFDEWGLGKGGLKAMQYMAIGLPVVASDYGTSSIILENQKDGLLVKTNEDWLNALNFLIKNPDKRIELGQYGRKKVVEKYSTNVVKSKYLAILESNCL